In the Ranitomeya imitator isolate aRanImi1 chromosome 2, aRanImi1.pri, whole genome shotgun sequence genome, CATGTTATAGTGTGTGGGGGCTTGTTATAGTGAGTGGGGGCATATTACGGTGTGTGGGCAtgctactgtgtgtgggggcatgttACTAAGTGTGGAGGCatgttactgtgtgtgggggtatgttaCTGTGTGTGGGGCATGTTACTGTGTGTGGGGCATGTTACTGTGAGTGGTGGCTTTGTTGGTCCCATCATAATGTGTATGGGACCCTTAGGGGGTATCATACTATATAGTATAGATTGatctagtatatactgtatagtatgaATTGCTCAATACATGTTTACTTTGGTCTGCCTAGATGAACAGGCACTCAAACGACTGCCGATCTATAATAGTCTACTGATCGGGGGTCGTAATTTACCACTGGTCGGTCCATCTTAACAGACTTTATGTCTTTTTTACTGAGTTTTTGAGGCAGAAACTACCCAAATCTTCCTCAAAAACACAAAGCTACTCAAAAATGTTGAGTTTTCACTTCAAAAACTCAAAAAAAATAACTAAGTGTGAATACATCCTAAGTCAATTAACATATATTTGCTTGTATATTAAGTCCTAATACCTGTTTAATGATACTGCTCTTTGAACCCATCTTTACATACAGCTTTATGGCAGTGGATCACATATTGTAGCAAAAATAGTCTAAGAAAGCAACTTACGACTTGTTCCTGACTTTACATTCCAGACATTCCACAACTGTGCGATAAAAAACGGTGTCCAACAAACCACATAGATCAGCACGATAGCAAGAGTCATCCGCACAGTCTTGGACATGGCTTTGGTCACCCCTGTGTCTGAAACTGGTGGCACTCCATTCGTTCCAttcatcagtttttcttttcttcttgACCCAGGTGATCTTTCTGTTCCTAAATATAAACTATTGTGGATCTCTCTGAAGATCAGCACTTGGCACGTTGTAATAAAAAATGCGGGAAGGATGAGGACTGCCAGGGTTATCCAAGTCACATAAGCTTTAAGGCCCCATGGCTGCACAAAATTTGCCCAACAGTCATGCACAcctggatggacctctgttctTGAGAATATAAAAATCTGTGGAAGACTGAGGATGCCAGATGCCACCCATGCCAAGCAGACAGGGATGTTCCACCGGGCAGATCCCTTTTTAAAAGTCATCATGGGTCGGCAAATTGCTTGATGCCTATCGAAAGTCATTGCCACGATCATATATGAAGATGCAAACATTCCAACAACCTGGAAGTACCTGACAGACCTGCAAAGGAAATCTGGACCTTGAAAACGGTCAGTGATGTCCCAAATGAGTTGAGGTAAAACTTGGAAAAAAGCCACCACTAAGTCCGCCAAGCATAAGTGAATCATGAAGGTGTGCATAAGAGCATTGTGCTTCCGTCTTCTCAGAAGAGTGAACAGGATCAAACAGTTTCCAAAGGTGGCGAGTCCAAAAACAATGGTGAGAAGAGCAATGTTCCATTGTGCCACATATGGGTTTTTTTTGTCCACGTCGCCGTTGGTAACATTGGCACTAATACTTGAAAAAGGGCTGTGTGTCACAGACATCTACCAAGAAAAAAGACAAGAAATATGGTCAATTTACAGCACAAAGGGAACATTCATACTTCAAAAGGATGTAAGGGATAAGATTGTTTGTAAAAGGGTACGGacttgtataaaaaaaataaagaagtaaCACATTTCAGTTCCCACTAGTTTCTACCTCTTCATACACTAGAAATGGTCACTGGTTGTGGCGGGTTATCACTGTGGCCAGTGATTGCCTTAGTGAGCATGTCGAAATGTACAGACCAGCGCCGACCTGATAAACACAGGAACGCTAGCTGCGGAAGATCAGTAAGGGCTAAAgtattattttgtttattttttatagtGGTTTGAGCCCTTTTACAAATATTTTTAACCCTCTGGGCAACTTCTTTAATATGTCTTCAAATATTTTCTCCTGTGATGAGTAAAGACGCGGGATATTGTCAGCATGTACATTACACAAGGACTAATTCCCAGGAGCCGATGAGATAATGATGTTCTAATTAGTAACAGTAATAGAAACAAGAACAGACCCCCTTGGTGGACAGTGGTAATAATAATTACTACTTCAGTATTTTGGGTCTTTGGGATCCACTCGACTGTGAAGATCTTCAAGTTCAAACTTGTGGATTTAAGTGTCCTCATTGTCGAAGTAAGGTACTGCTGATCTACTAAGAACATGTTAGATATCACCGGTTGCCCACCTTGGGCTTCTACTGATATATATTGATGCCTGAGGGTAAAATATAGGGTAAAAGTACTGGCTATAACAATGTTTTAATGGAGAAACAGAACTCTTGACCAAAAAGTACCAAGTCATCTTCCATGGTCAAGCAATAACAATAATGTTTGCCCCAATATCTCACCGATCTTAGCAAATTTCAAAATAGAGCTTCTTGTGCAAGGTTTGTTTTCACCTCCATACTTTTTTTAGTTCTAGGAGCATTTTCGTTCTCATTATTTATAGAGAAAGACCTCATGAACTTAGGGTCAGTCCTCTACTTAGCTTGTTTCTTCCACGTACCTCTCATTATTTGTAGAGAAAGACCACATGATCTTTCAGCCAGTTCTCATCTCCCTTGTTTGCTGCTACCTCTCTCTTTTGAGCCCAGTTTGGGAGGGCAAAGAGGTTCAGAATGACGTAATAAATCATGAGTTAGTTCTTTTCTCCCTTTGCTTGAAATTGGGAAACCCATCAGTTCTGTGTTTTTGGACATACCTGGAATGTACCTTAAATGTCTTGAATTTTGCATTCTAAACATTGGTAAACATGGGAAACCATGTGCACCATCGTAAGGAAGGAGGAAAAGGATAAAATCAACTTTTATGGATACCAAACTGAAGGACCTCTACAGTTCACTTTTCCTCAGTATAACTTGTCCATCAGCTCCAATTGTCTTCACTCTCAAACAAGTCAATCTCTGTTGGAGGGATTTGTTTAAAGAATTCCCCAAAAATGTCTTATTATCCAATATATCTCAAAACCATCTTGAAATATTGATGTTGGATCGCgtacaaaaaaaatccaaaaataaagGCATCATTCAAGTTTTAATCAACCATTTAAGTCTTGCACCACATTATTCTTTCACTTGGACACATTGAGGGCTTCCATTTTTTTGGTACATTCAGAGAACTTTCATGGCTCCTGCTCTAGGAGGTTTTCCACCCCCGACTGAAGTCTGTGCTGCTGTTTTGATTAAATATGCTAGAGGTTAAATCTTTGATCATTGCCGTCATGCATCGGAATTGTGAAAGCACTTACTGTATAATGTATGCCACCCATCAAGAATGCAAAATTGCAAATCAATGTAACATTAGATACACTTGGCTCACACTCCATATTCATCTTCATCATAGCAACTCATTGGCATCCACTTTGAAGGATTCAGCATTTTTGGATAGGTATTTTCAtgtcaatgtttttttttctgttttgagaACGTTACGACACAAAATATCTCCGTGATACTCTATGATCCGCCTATGAGGGAGAGGTTGCATCTACAGACATGTAATTATCCCGGAATCAGGCATCTCCTCTGGGTGCTTCATGAATGCTGTGCAGGTGCctattacatacagtatatctatTTATAAGCTGCATTTTTAGCTTCCCTATAAACACTGACGGGAGTAGTATACGCCACCATCAGAACCAAGTGTCTTCTGCATTCCCAGAGTGAATTTCTATTTCTGTATTATAATTATTACCATATCTAATCTGACCAGGTGAAAGCTAACATTTGGGCAACATCTGTATATCATTATCTACTATTAACTAGATTTCATATAGGTTCCTTACTTCCCTCGCTGTGACCCGAATCAATCCACTGCCCCCAAacctctctacattgtgtgatatatAGAATCATCTTGTCTCAGGAGGCCACAGATGCAGCATTTCTCACTCATGATAAATCTTACTTAGTTCTGGATCCATAGCAATATATCATTGCAGATCTATGTATATGAAGTGTCAGTGGGTGACTAATTTAAAGCAACATTTTGGATGTTTCAGGTTTTTCAG is a window encoding:
- the AVPR2 gene encoding vasopressin V2 receptor isoform X1, which gives rise to MQPCTPHSTLLNGPALELEDPLHKLFRILSSLNRGCPVLGLLQQLTDARIEGGLPYQHPSQGHHVEIFYKRAEKMEICRDGCEKKENGSRGDVIYKMSVTHSPFSSISANVTNGDVDKKNPYVAQWNIALLTIVFGLATFGNCLILFTLLRRRKHNALMHTFMIHLCLADLVVAFFQVLPQLIWDITDRFQGPDFLCRSVRYFQVVGMFASSYMIVAMTFDRHQAICRPMMTFKKGSARWNIPVCLAWVASGILSLPQIFIFSRTEVHPGVHDCWANFVQPWGLKAYVTWITLAVLILPAFFITTCQVLIFREIHNSLYLGTERSPGSRRKEKLMNGTNGVPPVSDTGVTKAMSKTVRMTLAIVLIYVVCWTPFFIAQLWNVWNVKSGTSHSAIQILMILASLNSCTNPWIYTIFSSSVSKDVQAILCCGCKKRQRKNSLPEDSCFTGSTTIPKESLY
- the AVPR2 gene encoding vasopressin V2 receptor isoform X2 translates to MSVTHSPFSSISANVTNGDVDKKNPYVAQWNIALLTIVFGLATFGNCLILFTLLRRRKHNALMHTFMIHLCLADLVVAFFQVLPQLIWDITDRFQGPDFLCRSVRYFQVVGMFASSYMIVAMTFDRHQAICRPMMTFKKGSARWNIPVCLAWVASGILSLPQIFIFSRTEVHPGVHDCWANFVQPWGLKAYVTWITLAVLILPAFFITTCQVLIFREIHNSLYLGTERSPGSRRKEKLMNGTNGVPPVSDTGVTKAMSKTVRMTLAIVLIYVVCWTPFFIAQLWNVWNVKSGTSHSAIQILMILASLNSCTNPWIYTIFSSSVSKDVQAILCCGCKKRQRKNSLPEDSCFTGSTTIPKESLY